A window of Microcystis aeruginosa FD4 contains these coding sequences:
- the murB gene encoding UDP-N-acetylmuramate dehydrogenase, with the protein MIKTSVSLADFTSYRVGGRAQWYAEPVNLEELREVFAWWRSEDLPLTVLGAGSNLLISDRGLPGLVLNTRHLRSSRFDGETATITAAAGEPLPKIAWRAAKRGWRGLEWAVGIPGTVGGAVVMNAGAHTSCVADRLVRALVLNPDGQLETLSKEDLNYSYRSSSLQGEQRLVIEATFQLEATDNCEEIMAITTHNLRHRKSTQPYDRPSCGSVFRNPKPQFAGALIEEMGLKGYQIGGAQVSELHANFILNIGSAKASDILRLIRHVQEQVFDRWSLWLEPEVKVLGEFDGI; encoded by the coding sequence ATGATTAAAACCTCTGTTTCTCTAGCTGATTTCACTTCCTACCGGGTGGGGGGAAGAGCGCAATGGTATGCCGAACCAGTTAATCTAGAGGAATTAAGAGAAGTGTTCGCTTGGTGGCGATCGGAAGATTTGCCCTTGACTGTTTTGGGGGCTGGTTCAAATTTACTAATCAGCGATCGAGGTTTACCCGGACTTGTCCTCAATACTCGCCATCTGCGATCGAGTCGTTTTGATGGCGAAACTGCTACGATTACAGCAGCAGCGGGGGAACCCCTGCCAAAAATAGCTTGGAGAGCGGCAAAACGGGGCTGGAGGGGCCTAGAATGGGCGGTGGGTATCCCCGGTACGGTGGGGGGTGCTGTGGTGATGAATGCGGGGGCGCATACCTCCTGTGTGGCGGATCGATTAGTGCGGGCGCTGGTATTAAATCCCGATGGTCAGTTAGAAACTTTAAGCAAAGAAGATTTAAATTATAGTTATCGCAGTTCTTCTCTGCAAGGGGAGCAACGTTTAGTTATTGAGGCCACATTTCAGTTAGAAGCTACCGATAATTGCGAGGAAATAATGGCAATTACTACCCATAATTTACGCCATCGCAAAAGTACGCAACCCTATGATCGTCCTAGTTGTGGTAGTGTTTTCCGCAATCCTAAACCACAATTCGCTGGGGCTTTAATTGAGGAAATGGGATTAAAAGGTTATCAAATTGGTGGGGCGCAAGTATCAGAGTTACACGCTAATTTTATCCTGAATATTGGTTCAGCAAAAGCCTCGGATATTCTGCGTTTAATTCGTCATGTGCAGGAACAAGTGTTCGATCGCTGGTCCCTCTGGTTAGAACCAGAAGTGAAAGTTTTAGGGGAATTTGACGGGATTTAA
- a CDS encoding type II toxin-antitoxin system RelE/ParE family toxin: protein MIVSFKHRGLEQFFESGTTRGIQANHAKRIRLILARLSAATSPQDMNLPGLVLHELAGQRKGTWTVRVSGNWRITFTFDGVDACDVDLEDYH from the coding sequence ATGATAGTCAGTTTCAAGCATCGAGGACTAGAGCAGTTCTTTGAGTCGGGAACCACCCGAGGCATTCAGGCAAATCATGCCAAACGAATTCGGCTGATTCTGGCTCGTCTCAGTGCTGCAACTTCACCGCAAGACATGAACTTACCCGGATTGGTACTTCATGAACTGGCAGGGCAACGTAAAGGAACCTGGACGGTGAGAGTATCTGGAAACTGGCGGATCACTTTCACCTTTGACGGTGTTGATGCTTGTGATGTCGATCTTGAGGACTACCACTGA
- a CDS encoding HigA family addiction module antitoxin — protein sequence MKMHNPPHPGEVLKELCLEPLNLTVTEAAEALGVSRKTLSAILNGRAGISPEMAIRLGKAFDTSPESWLNQQMQYDLWQAEQTIGNIKVKRLSVV from the coding sequence ATGAAAATGCATAATCCACCACATCCTGGTGAAGTTCTTAAAGAACTTTGTCTCGAACCTTTGAATCTGACTGTGACTGAGGCTGCTGAAGCATTGGGTGTAAGTCGAAAAACCCTATCTGCCATCTTAAATGGTAGGGCAGGTATTAGCCCCGAAATGGCAATTCGCTTAGGGAAAGCTTTCGATACATCTCCTGAAAGTTGGCTCAATCAGCAAATGCAATACGATCTATGGCAAGCAGAGCAGACAATTGGCAATATCAAAGTCAAACGGCTATCAGTTGTCTAA
- a CDS encoding DUF433 domain-containing protein: MTLAILAEPAPLQANEDGLILVGKTRVTLDTVVSVFNQGATAEEIVNRYPSLNLADVYATIAFYLKHQSEVAAYLQQRQQQAEEIQVINQARFDPQGLRDRLLRKAARQA; encoded by the coding sequence ATGACCTTAGCAATTCTGGCTGAACCTGCTCCTCTGCAAGCCAATGAAGACGGCTTAATTCTCGTCGGAAAAACTCGTGTCACATTGGATACTGTAGTGTCTGTATTTAATCAGGGCGCAACAGCAGAGGAAATCGTTAATCGTTATCCATCACTAAACCTAGCTGACGTTTACGCCACGATCGCTTTTTACCTCAAGCACCAATCGGAAGTAGCAGCCTACTTGCAACAGCGACAACAGCAAGCAGAGGAGATTCAGGTAATCAATCAAGCGAGATTTGACCCCCAGGGATTGCGAGATCGCCTTCTGCGTAAAGCAGCGCGGCAAGCATGA
- the murC gene encoding UDP-N-acetylmuramate--L-alanine ligase, with translation MKKVNFNGQPFHFIGIGGIGMSALAYILAKRNLPVSGSDLRPTHITQRLQGAGAHIFHRQEANNLALFHSPGPQNSGQTVPQVICSTAINDHNQEYQAARDLGYPVFHRSDVLAALIADYDSIAVAGTHGKTTTSSLIGYVLLEAGLDPTIIVGGEVDAWEGNARLGQGRFLVAEADESDGSLTKHAPKIGVITNIELDHPDHYQNLSEVIDTFHEFAHQCQILVACLDCDTIAEHFRPTISYSLDPEKGADYTVSEIIYEKGMMKASVWEKGSYLGQMEVKIPGQHNISNALAVVAIGRYLGLEFAVIADAIATFAGAKRRFEHKGEANGITFIDDYAHHPSELLATLAAAKLKVEGKQYQRSIAIFQPHRYSRTTAFLEEFGSAFSSADVVVLTDIYSAGEVNINHVTGQQVAEQVRKHHKNAYYHPELSSLGQFLLEILQPGDLALFLGAGNLNQVIPEMLSLYREQLAVRV, from the coding sequence GTGAAAAAAGTTAATTTTAACGGCCAACCTTTCCATTTCATCGGTATTGGCGGTATTGGGATGTCAGCCCTTGCTTATATCTTAGCCAAGCGCAATTTACCCGTGTCTGGCTCCGATTTACGTCCTACTCATATCACCCAACGGCTACAGGGAGCGGGAGCGCACATTTTCCACCGTCAAGAGGCAAATAATTTAGCTTTATTTCATTCTCCGGGCCCTCAAAACAGTGGCCAAACGGTTCCGCAAGTAATCTGCTCCACGGCGATTAATGACCATAATCAGGAATATCAAGCGGCCAGAGACTTAGGATACCCAGTTTTTCACCGTAGCGACGTTTTAGCGGCTTTAATCGCTGATTACGACAGTATCGCCGTCGCTGGAACCCACGGAAAAACCACCACTAGCAGCTTAATCGGTTACGTTTTGTTAGAAGCGGGATTAGACCCCACGATCATTGTCGGTGGTGAGGTGGACGCTTGGGAAGGTAACGCTCGTCTTGGTCAAGGTCGTTTTTTAGTGGCAGAGGCCGATGAGTCCGATGGTTCCCTAACCAAGCACGCCCCGAAAATCGGCGTAATCACTAATATTGAGCTAGATCACCCCGATCATTACCAGAATTTAAGCGAAGTTATCGATACTTTCCATGAATTTGCCCATCAGTGCCAGATTTTAGTCGCTTGTTTAGATTGTGACACGATCGCCGAGCATTTCCGTCCGACGATTAGTTATAGTCTCGATCCCGAAAAAGGTGCGGATTACACCGTCAGCGAGATTATCTATGAAAAGGGAATGATGAAAGCTTCCGTCTGGGAAAAAGGCAGTTATCTGGGACAAATGGAAGTGAAAATCCCGGGGCAACATAATATTAGCAATGCTTTGGCAGTGGTTGCCATCGGACGTTATCTCGGTTTAGAATTTGCTGTTATTGCCGATGCGATCGCTACTTTTGCCGGAGCAAAACGCCGTTTTGAACACAAGGGAGAAGCAAACGGCATCACTTTTATCGATGATTATGCCCACCATCCTAGCGAATTGTTAGCTACTTTAGCAGCGGCAAAATTAAAGGTAGAAGGCAAACAGTACCAACGTTCGATCGCTATTTTCCAACCCCATCGCTACAGTCGCACCACTGCCTTTTTAGAGGAATTTGGCTCCGCTTTCAGTTCCGCCGATGTGGTAGTCTTAACGGATATTTATAGTGCCGGGGAAGTGAATATCAATCACGTCACCGGGCAGCAAGTGGCCGAACAGGTGAGAAAACACCATAAAAATGCCTACTATCACCCCGAATTGAGTTCTTTAGGTCAATTCCTGCTAGAAATTCTCCAACCCGGCGATCTAGCTCTGTTCCTCGGCGCTGGCAATCTCAATCAAGTTATCCCCGAAATGCTCTCTCTTTACCGCGAACAATTAGCGGTTAGAGTATAG
- a CDS encoding ABC transporter permease, with amino-acid sequence MDGLVELNLVDLGWALGMMGICLLLSRWSNLALEGQLLLATGRSILQLLVVGYVIAVIFSLDNPLAVLGILAVMMTIATIVAKNRIDSRDKGLLPLVFGSLLISSCLTLGYAIALIIQPEQWYSPQYLIPLTGMVLGQAMNSASLAGERLSSAIKSHRLEIETHLCLGATPQQSIAADQKAAIRASLIPTLNQMMVVGLVSLPGMFTGQVLAGSEPLNAASYQILILFMIALANLITAQLVTEGIYRRFFGENLSLIS; translated from the coding sequence ATGGATGGATTAGTAGAACTAAATCTGGTGGATTTGGGTTGGGCTTTGGGGATGATGGGTATTTGTTTACTCCTCTCCCGTTGGTCAAATTTAGCTCTAGAGGGACAATTATTATTAGCGACCGGTCGATCGATCTTGCAATTATTAGTGGTAGGCTACGTTATCGCCGTTATTTTTTCCCTGGATAATCCTCTAGCCGTGCTGGGGATTTTGGCAGTAATGATGACTATTGCGACTATTGTTGCTAAAAATCGCATTGATAGCCGAGATAAAGGCTTATTACCCCTAGTTTTTGGCTCTTTATTGATTAGTAGCTGTCTAACTTTAGGTTATGCGATCGCTTTAATTATTCAACCAGAACAATGGTACTCGCCCCAATACTTAATTCCCTTGACGGGGATGGTGTTAGGGCAAGCGATGAATAGTGCCTCTTTAGCCGGGGAAAGATTAAGCAGTGCCATTAAAAGTCACCGTTTGGAAATCGAAACCCATCTTTGTTTGGGGGCAACCCCTCAACAATCGATCGCAGCTGATCAAAAAGCAGCGATTCGAGCTAGTTTAATCCCCACCCTCAATCAGATGATGGTAGTGGGTTTAGTCAGTTTACCCGGAATGTTCACCGGACAGGTATTGGCAGGAAGTGAACCTTTAAACGCCGCTTCCTACCAGATACTGATCCTGTTTATGATTGCCCTAGCTAACCTCATCACCGCTCAATTGGTGACAGAGGGAATCTATCGGCGCTTTTTCGGTGAGAATTTATCACTTATCAGTTAA
- a CDS encoding type I glyceraldehyde-3-phosphate dehydrogenase, whose translation MIRVAINGFGRIGRNFLRCWLGRTDSGLEVVGINDTSDPRSNAHLLKYDSMLGKLNANIDADDNSLIVNGKTIKCYSDRNPLNLPWAEWGVDLVIEATGVFVDEEGASKHIVAGAKKVLITAPGKGSGVGTYVVGVNAHEYEHDKYNVISNASCTTNCLAPVVKVIHENFGIIKGTMTTTHSYTGDQRILDASHRDLRRARAAAVNIVPTSTGAAKAVALVIPEMKGKLNGIALRVPTPNVSVVDLVAQVEKSTIAEQVNEVLKEAAENSLKGILEYNDLPLVSSDYRGVDASSIIDASLTMVMGGDMVKVIAWYDNEWGYSQRVVDLAEVVASKWKG comes from the coding sequence GTGATTAGAGTAGCGATCAATGGTTTCGGACGGATTGGACGTAATTTCCTAAGATGTTGGTTAGGACGGACTGATAGTGGCTTGGAGGTAGTGGGGATCAATGATACATCAGATCCCCGGAGTAACGCTCACCTGCTCAAATATGACTCGATGTTAGGCAAACTTAACGCTAATATCGATGCCGATGATAATTCTTTAATTGTTAACGGTAAAACCATTAAATGTTATTCCGATCGCAATCCCCTCAATCTGCCCTGGGCAGAATGGGGTGTAGATTTAGTGATCGAAGCTACCGGTGTTTTCGTCGATGAAGAGGGCGCTTCTAAGCATATTGTCGCAGGAGCTAAAAAAGTCCTCATTACCGCACCGGGTAAAGGTTCGGGTGTGGGAACCTATGTTGTCGGTGTCAACGCTCACGAATACGAACACGATAAATACAACGTCATCAGTAATGCCAGTTGTACCACCAACTGTCTTGCTCCTGTCGTCAAAGTGATTCACGAAAACTTCGGCATCATCAAAGGGACGATGACCACCACCCACAGTTACACTGGTGATCAACGCATTCTTGATGCTAGTCACCGAGATCTGCGTCGCGCTCGCGCCGCAGCCGTTAACATCGTTCCCACCTCCACCGGTGCTGCCAAAGCTGTAGCCTTAGTTATCCCCGAAATGAAAGGGAAACTTAACGGTATCGCCCTGCGTGTACCCACTCCTAACGTTTCTGTAGTGGATTTAGTCGCGCAAGTGGAAAAAAGCACGATCGCGGAACAGGTAAACGAAGTTCTCAAAGAAGCTGCGGAAAATTCTTTGAAAGGAATTCTCGAATATAATGATTTACCCCTCGTTTCCTCTGATTATCGCGGTGTTGATGCCTCCTCGATCATTGATGCTAGTCTCACCATGGTGATGGGTGGCGATATGGTGAAAGTTATCGCTTGGTACGATAACGAATGGGGTTACTCTCAACGCGTGGTTGATCTCGCTGAAGTCGTCGCCAGCAAGTGGAAAGGCTAA
- a CDS encoding NACHT domain-containing protein, producing MASQDQNIDHSTIQNSSVQQEQAGRDAVSFLNSDDNRVIINNITQRLFGKSEPIEIDWDWGKRVLKEKQLPEIRQRLTDTLGRDRIFMDVAIAEQPSWVNRSLLEADRRLQIDGKDCGILDPNTMLIETFGRDDIEGKLLILGAPGSGKTTALLSLAEQLVCGAINQPKTFIPAMFELSTWRDDKQSIHDWLIEQLYDLYGGDRKYKRYEQWLEGEILLPLLDGLDELGLERQEKCTVKLNEFARKYPKLVVCCRVKEFETVNIKLRYLGGAVCLQPLSDGQIEAYLHSIHRPELWSAMQTNPTLQALLKNTLEGDSGLLRVPLFVKLTADVYDPNNPILSKKDLLEKYIERQLSFDRRERDRYKAIEKREWAYKTVETEPKFQETISSLSWIARQLQANKTVDLLIEKMQPSWIETKHLQKDSEAISENSGAISENSGAISEKPGWISKFISWVERVVGFLINLVVWFFLDHVGFWKWLTDLFMNNLLIFYLLIFLLLVLPSDANKIKPVEVFQLLMSSTTRRKILKAFGLGLTYGLIYGLIFGLIFGLILELVHWLIFGVIIGLICGLICGLICGLIYGLTVLVLEDQELKDQLRPNQGIWNSLQSVLWATTFSYPLAVGTITIALFTFSVMAGISKNHNWMNQLILIFFQSLKVGVFVMLIVGFFFGGRACIQHLFLRLTLWRSGTIPWNFARFLNYCVERRLLLRVGGRYRFLHRELLDHFAQSGS from the coding sequence ATGGCTTCCCAGGATCAGAATATTGACCATAGCACGATCCAGAATAGCTCGGTTCAGCAAGAACAAGCAGGGCGGGATGCTGTCAGCTTTCTCAATAGCGATGATAACCGAGTTATCATTAACAATATTACCCAGCGTTTGTTTGGTAAATCAGAACCTATTGAAATAGATTGGGATTGGGGAAAGCGAGTATTAAAGGAGAAACAGTTACCGGAAATTCGCCAGCGATTGACTGATACTTTGGGACGCGATCGCATTTTTATGGATGTGGCGATCGCGGAACAACCATCCTGGGTAAATCGCTCACTTTTAGAAGCCGATCGCAGGTTGCAGATTGATGGCAAAGATTGCGGTATTCTCGATCCCAATACAATGCTAATTGAGACGTTTGGGCGGGATGATATTGAGGGAAAACTGCTAATTTTAGGTGCGCCTGGATCGGGGAAAACGACGGCGTTGTTGAGTTTAGCTGAACAGTTGGTTTGTGGTGCCATAAATCAGCCTAAAACCTTTATTCCTGCTATGTTTGAGCTTTCCACTTGGCGCGATGATAAGCAAAGTATTCACGATTGGCTAATTGAACAATTGTATGATTTGTACGGTGGCGATCGCAAATACAAACGCTATGAGCAATGGTTAGAGGGAGAGATATTATTGCCTCTGTTGGATGGTTTAGATGAATTAGGGTTAGAAAGACAGGAAAAATGCACCGTCAAGCTAAATGAGTTTGCGCGAAAATATCCCAAATTGGTGGTTTGCTGTCGGGTAAAGGAATTTGAAACAGTAAATATCAAGTTGCGTTATCTCGGAGGTGCGGTGTGTCTCCAGCCTTTATCTGACGGGCAAATTGAGGCTTATCTCCACAGTATCCACCGCCCGGAATTATGGTCAGCAATGCAAACTAATCCTACTCTGCAAGCCCTTCTAAAAAACACCCTAGAGGGCGATTCTGGCTTATTGCGGGTGCCTCTATTCGTTAAGCTAACCGCCGATGTGTATGATCCTAATAACCCCATTCTCAGCAAGAAAGACCTATTAGAGAAGTATATTGAGCGTCAGTTGTCTTTTGATAGGCGAGAACGCGATCGCTATAAAGCAATAGAAAAGCGAGAATGGGCATACAAAACTGTAGAAACGGAACCTAAATTTCAGGAAACTATCAGCAGTCTAAGCTGGATCGCACGGCAATTGCAGGCTAACAAGACGGTGGATTTACTGATTGAGAAAATGCAGCCGAGTTGGATCGAAACCAAACATTTGCAGAAGGATTCTGAGGCGATTTCGGAAAATTCTGGGGCAATTTCGGAAAATTCTGGGGCAATTTCGGAGAAGCCTGGGTGGATATCAAAGTTTATATCCTGGGTTGAACGGGTGGTTGGGTTTTTGATAAATCTGGTGGTTTGGTTTTTTTTAGATCATGTTGGGTTTTGGAAATGGCTGACTGATCTGTTCATGAATAATCTGCTGATTTTTTATCTGTTAATTTTTTTATTGCTTGTTTTACCATCTGATGCGAATAAGATTAAACCAGTAGAAGTGTTTCAACTTTTAATGTCAAGTACAACAAGACGAAAGATTTTAAAGGCATTTGGTTTAGGACTAACTTATGGACTAATTTATGGATTAATTTTTGGACTAATTTTTGGGTTGATTCTTGAGCTAGTTCATTGGTTAATTTTTGGAGTGATTATTGGGCTAATTTGTGGGCTAATTTGTGGGCTAATTTGTGGGCTAATTTATGGGTTAACTGTTCTAGTTCTAGAAGATCAGGAATTGAAAGACCAATTGCGTCCCAATCAAGGTATATGGAACTCATTGCAAAGTGTATTGTGGGCAACTACATTTAGTTATCCTCTAGCTGTAGGTACTATTACTATAGCTTTATTCACTTTTTCTGTAATGGCAGGAATATCCAAAAATCATAACTGGATGAATCAATTAATCCTTATTTTTTTCCAATCACTTAAGGTAGGAGTGTTTGTAATGCTAATCGTCGGTTTCTTTTTCGGTGGAAGAGCCTGTATACAGCACCTTTTCCTGCGTCTTACCCTTTGGCGGAGTGGCACAATACCCTGGAATTTTGCCCGTTTCCTTAACTACTGTGTCGAGCGGCGTTTACTATTGCGTGTTGGTGGGCGTTACCGTTTCCTGCACCGGGAATTACTCGACCATTTTGCCCAGAGTGGTAGCTGA
- a CDS encoding peptide ABC transporter substrate-binding protein — MFKRSLFLPLLILSLSCTLLFSACRQQTANNPPATTNNNTETLKLLYWQAPTILNPHLSTGFKDSEASRITLEPLASFNEKGELVPFLAAEIPTIENGGVARHGKSVTWKLKKDIKWSDGTPFTAKDVIATYNFITNPKTGSTSAGNYEIVKSVEAIDPHTVKITFKQVNPAWSLVFVGTEGMILPAHLYEKYSNETARQAPANLLPVGTGPYKVVEFKPGDTAVYEPNSFFTEADKLGFQRIELKGGGDATSAAREVLQTQEADYAYNLQVEAKVLSDLEKPGRGQLISSFGSLIERVLFNLSDPAQATPEGERSSIKFSHPFLSDAKVREALSLAVDRDTIATQLYGITGKATPNFIVMPSEYNSPNTRYEFNLEKANKLLDDTGWKDSNGNGTRDKNGVEMKLVFQTTVNPLRQKTQEIIKQSLQAIGVGVELKTVDASIFFSSDPANDDTVEKFYADLQMYTTGNNSPDPKAYFKTFTCSEIPQKADGWAGDNYARYCNPEYDKLWQAFSQELNPEKRREIAIKMNDMLINHFVIIPLVHRADVVAISNSLSGVELTPWDRNTWNIKDWKRSQ; from the coding sequence ATGTTTAAGCGCTCGCTTTTCTTGCCCCTGTTAATTTTATCCCTTAGTTGTACGCTGCTTTTTAGTGCTTGTCGTCAACAAACAGCTAATAATCCCCCAGCAACGACCAATAATAACACAGAAACTTTAAAACTTTTATATTGGCAAGCGCCGACGATTTTAAATCCCCATCTCTCCACGGGATTTAAAGACTCAGAAGCGAGTCGCATTACCTTAGAACCTTTGGCTAGTTTTAATGAAAAGGGGGAATTAGTTCCTTTTTTAGCGGCGGAAATTCCTACTATTGAAAATGGGGGAGTTGCCCGGCATGGTAAATCGGTGACATGGAAGCTAAAAAAAGATATTAAATGGTCAGATGGTACTCCTTTTACTGCCAAAGATGTCATCGCTACCTATAATTTTATTACCAATCCGAAAACTGGTTCTACTAGCGCTGGCAATTATGAAATAGTTAAAAGTGTGGAAGCGATCGATCCCCATACGGTTAAAATAACTTTTAAGCAAGTTAATCCCGCTTGGTCATTAGTTTTTGTGGGAACAGAAGGGATGATTTTACCCGCCCATCTCTATGAAAAGTATAGCAATGAAACGGCACGCCAAGCCCCTGCTAATTTATTACCAGTGGGAACTGGACCCTATAAAGTGGTAGAATTTAAACCGGGAGATACGGCAGTTTATGAACCAAATTCTTTTTTTACAGAAGCGGATAAATTAGGTTTTCAAAGAATAGAATTAAAAGGAGGAGGTGATGCAACTTCGGCGGCACGAGAGGTTTTACAGACACAGGAGGCGGATTATGCCTATAATTTGCAAGTAGAGGCTAAGGTTTTAAGTGATTTAGAAAAACCGGGTCGGGGTCAGTTAATATCTAGTTTCGGTTCTTTGATTGAACGAGTTTTATTTAATTTGAGTGATCCTGCTCAAGCTACTCCTGAAGGTGAGAGGTCTAGTATTAAGTTTTCCCATCCTTTTTTGAGTGATGCGAAAGTAAGAGAAGCTTTATCTTTAGCCGTTGATAGAGATACTATTGCTACGCAACTTTATGGTATTACTGGGAAAGCAACTCCCAATTTTATTGTGATGCCATCAGAATATAATTCTCCCAATACTCGCTATGAATTTAATCTAGAAAAGGCTAATAAATTACTAGATGATACGGGATGGAAAGATAGTAATGGTAATGGCACTAGGGATAAAAATGGGGTAGAAATGAAATTAGTTTTTCAAACCACTGTCAATCCTCTTCGTCAGAAAACTCAAGAAATTATCAAACAAAGTTTACAAGCGATCGGGGTAGGAGTAGAATTAAAAACTGTTGATGCCAGCATTTTCTTTTCTAGCGATCCTGCTAACGATGACACGGTAGAAAAGTTTTATGCTGACCTACAAATGTACACTACAGGTAATAATAGTCCCGATCCAAAAGCCTATTTTAAAACCTTTACCTGTAGCGAAATTCCCCAAAAAGCTGATGGTTGGGCCGGAGATAATTATGCTCGTTATTGTAATCCTGAATACGATAAATTATGGCAAGCTTTTAGTCAAGAATTAAACCCAGAAAAACGGCGAGAAATAGCGATTAAAATGAATGATATGTTAATTAATCATTTTGTGATTATTCCTCTGGTTCATCGTGCTGATGTGGTGGCAATTAGCAATAGTTTGTCGGGGGTTGAATTAACTCCCTGGGATAGAAATACTTGGAACATCAAAGACTGGAAGCGTAGTCAATAA
- a CDS encoding DegT/DnrJ/EryC1/StrS family aminotransferase: MSKIPPVDLSRQYQVISEEANHAVLEILRSGRYIGGEAVSELERQFALYHGVSDSVACNSGTDALYLALRALGIQAGDEVITSTFSFIATAEAINLVGAAPVFVDIDINTFNLDVALLEKAITPQTKAIIPVHLFGQSVNMSEVVNFARSHNLLVIEDCAQATGAEWHGQKVGSIGDIGCFSFFPTKNLGGCGDGGAITTNNPELAAQIRMIKEHGSKVRYLHEVIGVNSRLDAIQAVILQIKLKYLDFWNNQRIEIAQRYRELLQPLPNITLPAALAGGKHVWNQYTILTENRDQIRAALQEKDVLSMVYYPIPLHLQPVYQYLGYKKGDLPVAELASEKVLSLPMFPDLSCEEQQQVAYALKDCLHSS; this comes from the coding sequence GTGAGTAAAATTCCCCCCGTCGATTTATCCCGTCAATACCAAGTCATCAGCGAAGAAGCTAACCATGCCGTTTTAGAAATCCTCCGTTCTGGGCGCTATATTGGCGGTGAAGCTGTGAGCGAATTAGAACGACAATTTGCCCTCTATCATGGTGTTAGCGATTCTGTTGCCTGTAATTCGGGAACCGATGCCCTTTATCTGGCACTGCGCGCCCTCGGTATTCAAGCGGGGGATGAAGTAATTACTTCTACTTTTTCGTTTATTGCCACCGCCGAAGCGATTAATTTAGTCGGGGCAGCACCGGTTTTTGTCGATATCGATATCAATACTTTTAACCTCGATGTGGCACTGTTGGAAAAAGCGATTACTCCCCAGACTAAAGCGATTATCCCAGTACACCTTTTTGGGCAATCTGTCAATATGTCTGAGGTGGTAAATTTCGCTCGTTCTCATAATTTATTGGTGATTGAGGATTGCGCGCAAGCAACGGGAGCAGAATGGCATGGGCAGAAAGTGGGGAGTATCGGCGATATTGGCTGTTTTAGCTTCTTTCCCACCAAAAATTTAGGCGGTTGTGGCGATGGTGGCGCAATTACCACCAATAACCCCGAGTTAGCGGCACAAATTCGCATGATTAAAGAACACGGCAGCAAGGTGCGTTATCTCCACGAGGTAATTGGGGTGAATAGCCGCTTAGATGCCATTCAAGCGGTTATTTTGCAAATTAAGCTGAAATATCTCGATTTTTGGAATAATCAACGGATCGAGATTGCCCAACGTTATCGGGAATTACTGCAACCTTTGCCTAATATCACTTTACCTGCCGCTTTAGCCGGGGGTAAGCACGTTTGGAATCAGTACACAATCCTAACGGAAAATCGTGACCAAATTCGGGCGGCTTTGCAGGAAAAAGATGTCTTATCTATGGTTTATTATCCGATTCCCCTACATTTACAGCCGGTTTATCAGTATTTAGGCTATAAAAAAGGTGATTTACCCGTGGCTGAATTGGCCAGTGAAAAAGTGTTATCTTTACCTATGTTTCCCGATTTAAGCTGCGAGGAACAACAACAGGTAGCCTATGCGCTGAAAGATTGTTTGCATAGTTCCTAA